The following coding sequences are from one Saprospiraceae bacterium window:
- a CDS encoding glycosyltransferase yields MSRETTGRIRVLMLPHNVSSDMDFRVEALRKYQDLEIRAYTTHVNKMLPSKYCMYLPSGLVSMNPFKRIWAYILYYFLIRREFKWADVVHWYWDFNYIPILKFPLEYHLLKQWKKKGLILWCGSEIRNPDIDKSVNPYYKREKETGQYEYTFESAKRSSRTQILFNKLGFVPLEFIGIGHYIDKRLFPKTHRVYQLIGLKDYQPVYPSPNQAKPLIVHSASKTGGKGTKYVLQALDNLKAKFDFEFVLINNMSKEEALSWVRKCDLFIDQLITGSHGTAAVEAMAMGKPVLCYINPVVGQNYSEDLPILNANPDTIQDVLQDLLDHPVKRNEIGRKSRLYVEKYHDDEKNAANLYALYMGIMDAEKI; encoded by the coding sequence ATGAGCCGGGAGACAACAGGCAGGATCCGTGTCCTGATGTTGCCTCACAATGTATCATCTGACATGGATTTTCGCGTGGAGGCCTTGCGTAAATATCAGGACCTCGAAATACGGGCTTATACTACCCATGTCAATAAAATGTTGCCTTCAAAATATTGCATGTATTTACCCTCCGGACTGGTCAGTATGAATCCATTCAAAAGGATTTGGGCTTATATTTTATATTATTTTTTAATCAGGCGTGAATTTAAATGGGCAGATGTTGTACATTGGTATTGGGATTTTAATTACATCCCGATTTTAAAGTTTCCGCTGGAATACCATTTGTTAAAGCAGTGGAAAAAAAAGGGCCTGATCCTTTGGTGTGGTTCTGAAATCAGAAATCCGGATATCGATAAATCTGTAAATCCATATTACAAGCGCGAAAAGGAAACGGGCCAGTACGAATATACTTTTGAATCAGCGAAACGTTCCAGTAGAACACAAATTTTATTTAACAAACTTGGATTTGTGCCGCTGGAATTTATTGGTATCGGGCATTACATCGATAAACGATTATTTCCAAAAACACATAGGGTTTATCAGCTGATCGGATTGAAAGATTATCAACCGGTGTATCCATCGCCCAATCAGGCCAAACCCCTGATTGTTCATTCGGCTTCGAAGACCGGCGGCAAAGGCACAAAATATGTTTTACAAGCACTGGATAATTTAAAAGCAAAATTTGATTTTGAATTTGTTCTCATCAACAATATGTCAAAGGAGGAGGCATTGTCCTGGGTGCGTAAGTGCGATCTATTTATCGATCAGTTGATCACAGGTTCGCATGGAACGGCTGCGGTTGAAGCCATGGCCATGGGCAAACCTGTTTTGTGTTATATCAATCCGGTGGTGGGTCAGAATTATTCCGAAGACCTTCCGATATTGAATGCCAATCCGGACACGATTCAAGATGTGCTTCAGGATCTGCTGGATCATCCTGTAAAGAGAAATGAAATAGGGAGGAAGAGTCGGTTATATGTTGAGAAATATCATGACGACGAAAAAAATGCTGCGAATTTGTATGCATTGTATATGGGTATAATGGATGCGGAAAAAATTTAA
- a CDS encoding OmpH family outer membrane protein — protein sequence MMKELQGKENNLRSEFQRLQKNAENMTRNEMENAQKRLAGMERELVERKEKLSEQFAGETAEFNEALHKKVIAFLKEYNSDGRYQYIFSVARDGNIFYWDPNKDITQDMIKGINELYK from the coding sequence ATGATGAAGGAGCTCCAAGGCAAAGAAAATAATTTGCGTAGTGAATTTCAGCGCTTGCAGAAAAATGCGGAGAACATGACACGCAACGAAATGGAAAACGCTCAGAAGCGCCTTGCCGGAATGGAACGCGAACTCGTGGAACGCAAAGAAAAATTATCGGAGCAATTTGCCGGTGAAACGGCAGAGTTCAATGAAGCTTTACATAAAAAGGTCATTGCTTTTCTAAAAGAATACAACAGCGACGGTCGCTATCAGTATATCTTCAGTGTGGCCCGCGATGGAAATATTTTTTATTGGGATCCCAATAAAGACATCACCCAGGATATGATCAAAGGCATCAACGAACTATACAAATGA